The Kosakonia sacchari SP1 genome includes a window with the following:
- the trmD gene encoding tRNA (guanosine(37)-N1)-methyltransferase TrmD translates to MWIGIISLFPEMFRAITDYGVTGRAVKNGLLSIQSWSPRDFAHDRHRTVDDRPYGGGPGMLMMVNPLRDAIHAAKAAAGEGAKVIYLSPQGRKLDQAGVSELATNQKLILVCGRYEGIDERVIQTEIDEEWSIGDYVLSGGELPAMTLIDSVSRFIPGVLGHEASATEDSFADGLLDCPHYTRPEVLEGMEVPAVLLSGNHAEIRRWRLKQSLGRTWLRRPELLENLALTEEQARLLAEFQREHAQQQQKHDGLV, encoded by the coding sequence ATGTGGATTGGCATAATTAGCCTGTTTCCTGAAATGTTCCGCGCGATTACCGACTACGGGGTAACTGGCCGGGCAGTAAAAAATGGCCTGCTGAGCATCCAGAGCTGGAGTCCGCGTGATTTCGCTCACGACCGGCACCGCACCGTGGACGATCGTCCTTACGGCGGCGGACCGGGGATGTTAATGATGGTGAACCCGTTACGGGACGCCATTCATGCAGCAAAAGCCGCGGCGGGCGAAGGCGCCAAAGTGATTTATCTGTCGCCTCAGGGGCGCAAGCTTGATCAAGCGGGCGTCAGCGAACTGGCAACGAATCAGAAACTGATTCTGGTGTGCGGTCGCTACGAAGGGATAGATGAGCGCGTAATTCAAACCGAGATTGACGAAGAATGGTCTATCGGCGATTACGTTCTCAGCGGTGGTGAGTTACCAGCGATGACGCTGATTGACTCGGTTTCCCGGTTTATTCCGGGGGTACTGGGCCATGAAGCTTCGGCAACAGAAGATTCTTTTGCCGATGGGTTGCTGGACTGCCCACACTATACCCGACCTGAAGTGTTAGAAGGGATGGAAGTACCGGCGGTGTTACTGTCGGGGAACCATGCCGAGATACGTCGCTGGCGTTTGAAGCAGTCGCTGGGCCGCACCTGGCTTAGAAGACCTGAACTTCTGGAAAACCTGGCTCTGACTGAAGAGCAAGCAAGGTTGCTGGCGGAGTTCCAGCGTGAACACGCACAACAGCAACAGAAACATGATGGGTTGGTTTAA
- the rplS gene encoding 50S ribosomal protein L19 — translation MSNIIKQLEQEQMKQDVPSFRPGDTVEVKVWVVEGSKKRLQAFEGVVIAIRNRGLHSAFTVRKISNGEGVERVFQTHSPVVDSISVKRRGAVRKAKLYYLRERTGKSARIKERLN, via the coding sequence ATGAGCAACATTATTAAGCAACTTGAACAAGAGCAGATGAAGCAGGACGTACCTTCCTTCCGTCCGGGTGATACCGTGGAAGTGAAAGTATGGGTTGTTGAAGGTTCCAAAAAACGTCTGCAGGCATTCGAGGGCGTGGTTATCGCTATTCGTAACCGCGGTCTGCACTCTGCATTCACTGTTCGTAAAATTTCCAACGGCGAAGGCGTTGAGCGTGTCTTCCAGACTCACTCTCCGGTAGTTGACAGCATCTCTGTCAAACGTCGTGGTGCCGTTCGTAAAGCTAAACTGTACTACCTGCGTGAGCGTACTGGTAAGTCTGCTCGTATTAAAGAGCGTCTTAACTAA